The Sesamum indicum cultivar Zhongzhi No. 13 linkage group LG2, S_indicum_v1.0, whole genome shotgun sequence genome contains a region encoding:
- the LOC105155539 gene encoding kinesin-like protein KIN-4A: MEANSSGEDCCVKVAVHVRPLLGDEKIQGCKDCVTIVSGKPQVQLGTHSFTFDHVYGSTGSPSTAMYEECVAPLVDGLFQGYNATVLAYGQTGSGKTYTMGTSLKDGCQTGLIPKVMNALFSKIETLKHEIEFQLHVSFIEIHKEDVRDLLDPDSANKPEIANGHAGKLTIPGKPPIQIRETSNGVITLAGSTERSVKTLKEMADCLEQGSLSRATGSTNMNSQSSRSHAIFTITMEQMRRLHPGTSSDGNLNDCMTEEYLCAKLHLVDLAGSERAKRTGSDGLRFKEGVHINKGLLALGNVISALGDEKKRKEGVHVPYRDSKLTRLLQDSLGGNSRTVMIACISPADINAEETLNTLKYANRARNIQNKPVINRDPMSSEMLKMRQQLEYLQAELCARGGGVSFDEIQVLRDRIAWLEATNEELCRELNEFRKRGGTIEPHEVTSKVGGIGATKSEGLKRGLQSMESCDYQMSESSDSGDIDEDTAKELEHTYLQNSMDKELNELNRQLEKKESEMKLFGGYDTTALKQHFGKKIMELEEEKRTVQRERDKLLAEVENLSANSDGHAQKVQDAHSQKLKLLEAQIQDLKKKEENQVQLLKQKQKSDEAAKKLQDEIQCIKAQKVQLQHKIKQEAEQFRQWKASREKELLQLRKEGRRNEYERHKLQALNQRQKMVLQRKTEEAAMATKRLKELLEARKTTARENSVSSNGNGVNAQSNEKSLQRWLDHELEVMVNVHEVRFEYEKQSEVRAALAEELAVLRQVDEFASKGVSPPRGKNGLSRASSMSPNARMARIASLESMLSISSNSLVSMASQLSEAEERERSVSSRGRWNQLRSMGDAKNLLQYMFNYLGDARCQLWEKETEIKEMKDQMKELVGLLRQSEVRRKEIEKELKLREQDVATGLATPPSGNSHKHVADDTSGPLSPIPVPAQKQLKYTAGIANGSVRESAVFTDQTRKMVPMGQLSMKKLALVGHGGKLWRWKRSHHQWLLQFKWKWQKPWRLSEWIRHSDETIMRARPRPQALPDVMYRNGH; the protein is encoded by the exons CTAGTCTCAAAGATGGATGCCAAACAGGACTAATTCCTAAAGTTATGAATGCTTTATTCAGCAAGATTGAAACCCTGAAGCATGAAATCGAATTCCAACTACACGTTTCCTTCATCGAG aTTCATAAAGAAGATGTGAGGGACCTGCTAGATCCTGATTCTGCTAACAAACCAGAGATAGCAAATGGACATGCTGGAAAATTGACCATCCCTGGGAAACCTCCAATACAAATTCGTGAAACATCAaatggtgtaattacacttgCAGGATCTACGGAGCGCAGTGTTAAAACACTCAAAGAAATGGCTGATTGCCTGGAGCAAGGATCACTAAGCAGGGCAACAGGGAGTACGAACATGAACAGTCAGTCAAG CCGTTCTCATGCCATCTTCACCATCACGATGGAGCAGATGCGTAGGCTTCATCCAGGTACTTCTAGTGATGGTAATCTAAATGACTGTATGACTGAAGAGTATCTATGTGCCAAGTTGCATTTGGTGGATCTTGCTGGATCAGAGCGTGCGAAGAGAACTGGCTCCGATGGTCTACGCTTTAAGGAAG GAGTTCACATTAACAAGGGCCTTCTTGCACTTGGCAATGTTATAAGTGCTCTTGGAGATGAAAAAAAGCGAAAAGAAGGTGTTCACGTGCCATATCGGGATAGTAAACTCACTCGGTTACTTCAG GATTCTCTTGGTGGAAACAGCAGAACAGTAATGATAg CATGCATTAGTCCTGCCGATATAAATGCTGAAGAAACTCTTAATACTCTGAAATATGCCAATCGTGCTCGGAATATCCAGAACAAACCTGTT ATAAACAGAGATCCCATGTCTAGTGAAATGCTGAAGATGCGTCAACAATTGGAATATCTGCAAGCTGAACTTTGTGCCCGTGGCGGAGGAGTTTCATTTGATGAAATACAG GTTCTTAGAGATAGGATTGCTTGGCTTGAGGCTACTAATGAGGAGCTGTGTCGGGAACTTAATGAGTTTCGCAAGAGAGGCGGTACTATTGAGCCACATGAAGTCACTTCGAAA GTGGGCGGAATTGGTGCAACGAAAAGTGAAGGTCTCAAAAGGGGATTGCAAAGTATGGAGTCATGTGATTATCAAATGAGTGAAAGCA GTGATTCTGGAGATATTGATGAAGACACCGCGAAGGAGTTGGAGCATACCTATTTGCAGAATAGTATGGACAAAgaattgaatgaattaaatcgACAGTTGGAGAAGAAAGAG TCAGAGATGAAACTTTTTGGAGGATATGACACAACGGCTCTTAAGCAACACTTTGGAAAGAAGATCATGGAACTTGAGGAGGAAAAAAGGACTGTCCAG CGTGaaagggataaattgttgGCAGAAGTTGAAAACCTTTCTGCAAATTCTGATGGACATGCACAAAAAGTGCAAGACGCTCACTCCCAGAAATTAAAACTTCTTGAAGCTCAG ATACAAGATcttaagaagaaagaagagaatcaGGTTCAACTCttaaaacagaaacaaaagaGTGATGAAGCAGCCAAAAAGTTACAAGATGAAATACAGTGCATCAAGGCACAAAAG GTTCAACTGCAGCATAAGATTAAACAGGAAGCCGAACAATTCCGACAATGGAAAGCATCTCGAGAAAAGGAACTATTACAG TTAAGGAAGGAGGGGAGAAGAAACGAGTATGAAAGACATAAACTGCAAGCATTGAATCAGCGTCAAAAAATG GTTCTTCAGAGGAAGACTGAGGAAGCTGCAATGGCTACCAAGAGGTTAAAAGAATTGCTAGAAGCACGGAAAACTACAGCCCGAGAAAACTCTG TGAGTAGCAACGGGAATGGAGTAAATGCACAG AGCAATGAAAAGTCCTTGCAGCGTTGGCTAGATCATGAGCTTGAAGTTATGGTGAATGTTCATGAAGTTCGTTTCGAGTATGAGAAGCAAAGTGAAGT TCGGGCTGCATTGGCAGAAGAGTTGGCTGTTTTGAGACAGGTTGATGAATTTGCTTCCAAGGGTGTTAGCCCTCCTAGAGGGAAGAATGGCTTATCGAG GGCATCTTCAATGTCACCAAATGCAAGAATGGCGAGGATTGCTTCTCTTGAAAGCATGCTTAgtatttcatcaaattcactTGTTTCCATGGCCTCACAGCTTTCAGAAGCAGAAGAACGAGAGCGTAGTGTCAGTAGTCGTGGACGCTGGAACCAGCTTCGCTCTATGGGGGATGCAAAAAACCTGCTCCAGTATATGTTCAACTATCTTGGCGATGCAAG GTGCCAATTGTGGGAAAAGGAAACTGAGATCAAAGAGATGAAAGACCAGATGAAAGAACTTGTAGGCTTATTGCGACAAAGTGAAGTCAGAAGGAAGGAAATCGAAAAGGAGCTAAAACTGAGAGAGCAAGATGTTGCTACTGGATTGGCTACACCTCCTTCA GGAAACTCGCACAAACACGTTGCAGATGATACTAGTGGCCCTTTATCTCCAATTCCAGTACCAGCACAGAAACAACTCAAATATACGGCAGGAATTGCTAATGGTTCAGTCAGAGAATCTGCAGTATTCACGGATCAAACACGAAAG ATGGTGCCTATGGGTCAGTTGTCAATGAAGAAATTAGCACTTGTTGGACACGGTGGGAAACTGTGGAGATGGAAGAGGAGTCATCACCAGTGGCTATTACAGTTCAAGTGGAAGTGGCAAAAACCTTGGAGACTCTCGGAATGGATTAGACACAGTGATGAAACGATCATGAGGGCCAGGCCTCGTCCGCAGGCTCTTCCTGATGTTATGTATAGAAACGGTCACTAG